A single Gloeocapsa sp. DLM2.Bin57 DNA region contains:
- a CDS encoding glycogen/starch/alpha-glucan phosphorylase, with protein sequence MNPILSPQIQIEDDRTGILIPTIRRAIADNLFYIQGKYPGIASKNDYYMALAYTVRDRMLQKWLATTQAYFKPETRIVCYLSAEFLLGPHLANNLVNLDIYDQVRNAVEDSGLDLNELIEQEEEPGLGNGGLGRLAACYMESLSSLEVAAIGYGIRYEYGIFDQTFCDGWQVEITDKWLRFGNPWEIPHPEEAVEVKLGGHTESYTDDQGNYRVRWVPAKVVKAIPYDTPTLGYRVNTCNTLRLWKAEAIESFDFQSFNVGDYYGSVREKVTSENITKVLYPNDEQIEGKELRLEQQFFFVSSSLQDMIRLHLNSGRSLDTFHEKFVVQLNDTHPAIAVAELMRLLVDEHHLEWSKAWEITSKTCAYTNHTLLPEALEKWSLPIFGKLLPRHLEIIYELNQRFLDQVRIQYPNDEAKLSRLSLIDDSGDKYVRMANLASLGAFAINGVAALHTELLKISVLKDVYELWPEKVSNKTNGVTPRRWMVVCNPRLTNLINLKIGDHWVKHLDELRAIEQFAEDAEFRKAWAQVKQDNKADLAKRIEAKTGVIVNPKSLFDVQIKRIHEYKRQHLNVLHIITLYNQIKRNPNLDITPRTFIFGGKAAPGYYMAKLIIKLINSVAEVVNNDPIVGDRLQVVFVPDYNVTNSQAIFPSADISEQISTAGYEASGTGNMKLSLNGALTIGTLDGANVEIREEVGAENFFLFGLTAEEVKELRNQGYNPWDYYNQNSQLREVIDLISSGFFSRGDSSVFRPFVENLLWKDPYLLFADYQSYIDCQAKVSEAYRDRDKWTKMSILNVARMGKFSSDRSIRDYCNDIWHVQPLPIEISEYIQANAGLSVEKNGH encoded by the coding sequence ATGAATCCCATTCTTTCACCCCAAATCCAAATAGAAGACGATCGCACAGGTATATTGATTCCTACCATCAGAAGAGCGATCGCCGATAACCTCTTCTATATTCAAGGTAAATATCCAGGTATCGCTAGCAAAAATGACTATTATATGGCTCTAGCTTATACAGTCAGAGACCGTATGTTGCAAAAATGGCTAGCGACTACCCAAGCTTACTTTAAACCAGAAACCCGCATCGTCTGTTATCTCTCAGCAGAATTCCTCCTCGGACCTCATCTAGCTAACAACTTAGTTAACCTCGATATCTATGACCAAGTTCGCAACGCTGTAGAAGATTCAGGTTTAGATCTCAACGAACTAATCGAACAAGAAGAAGAACCAGGTTTAGGTAACGGTGGATTAGGAAGACTAGCCGCTTGTTACATGGAGTCACTCTCTAGTTTAGAAGTAGCCGCGATCGGTTATGGTATCCGTTATGAATATGGTATCTTTGACCAAACCTTCTGCGATGGTTGGCAGGTAGAAATTACCGATAAATGGTTGCGCTTCGGTAACCCCTGGGAAATTCCCCACCCCGAAGAAGCAGTAGAAGTCAAACTAGGTGGTCACACCGAATCCTATACCGATGACCAGGGTAACTATCGTGTGCGTTGGGTCCCTGCTAAAGTAGTTAAAGCTATCCCCTATGATACACCTACCCTCGGTTATCGTGTTAATACATGTAATACTCTGAGACTCTGGAAGGCTGAAGCAATAGAATCTTTTGACTTCCAATCTTTTAACGTCGGTGACTATTACGGATCAGTAAGAGAAAAAGTAACCTCAGAAAACATCACGAAAGTTCTCTATCCTAACGATGAACAAATCGAAGGTAAAGAATTACGTCTAGAACAACAATTCTTCTTTGTTTCTAGTTCTCTCCAAGATATGATTAGACTTCACCTCAACAGTGGTCGTAGTCTCGATACATTCCACGAAAAATTTGTTGTTCAACTTAACGATACTCACCCTGCGATCGCGGTGGCTGAATTGATGCGTCTGTTAGTAGATGAACATCACCTAGAATGGTCAAAAGCTTGGGAGATTACTAGCAAAACCTGTGCCTATACTAACCATACTCTACTTCCTGAAGCTCTAGAAAAATGGTCTCTGCCTATCTTTGGTAAATTGTTACCTCGTCACCTAGAGATTATCTACGAACTAAATCAACGTTTCTTAGATCAAGTACGCATTCAATACCCCAATGATGAGGCTAAACTCTCTCGTCTCTCTTTGATTGATGATAGTGGTGATAAATACGTGCGCATGGCTAATCTGGCTTCATTAGGGGCTTTTGCCATTAACGGTGTGGCTGCATTACATACCGAATTGTTAAAAATCAGCGTACTTAAAGACGTCTATGAACTTTGGCCAGAAAAAGTTAGCAATAAAACTAATGGCGTAACTCCTCGTCGTTGGATGGTAGTGTGTAATCCTCGCCTTACCAACTTGATTAACCTCAAAATCGGTGACCATTGGGTTAAACATCTCGATGAGTTACGCGCTATAGAACAATTCGCTGAAGATGCAGAATTCCGTAAAGCTTGGGCCCAAGTTAAACAAGATAATAAGGCTGACTTGGCTAAACGCATCGAAGCTAAAACAGGTGTGATAGTTAATCCTAAATCTCTATTTGATGTACAAATCAAACGCATCCACGAGTACAAGCGTCAACACCTCAATGTACTCCACATTATCACTCTGTACAATCAAATTAAACGCAATCCTAACCTGGATATTACCCCCCGTACCTTTATCTTCGGTGGTAAAGCAGCACCTGGCTACTATATGGCTAAGTTGATTATTAAGTTAATTAACTCCGTGGCTGAAGTGGTTAATAATGACCCCATAGTAGGCGATCGCCTCCAGGTAGTATTTGTGCCAGACTATAATGTTACCAACTCCCAAGCTATCTTCCCCTCTGCTGATATCTCTGAGCAAATTTCTACCGCGGGTTATGAAGCTTCCGGAACGGGTAATATGAAATTATCCCTCAATGGTGCTCTGACTATCGGTACTCTAGATGGTGCTAATGTGGAAATACGCGAGGAAGTAGGTGCAGAAAACTTCTTCTTATTCGGACTTACCGCAGAGGAAGTTAAAGAACTAAGAAATCAAGGTTATAACCCCTGGGATTATTACAACCAAAATTCCCAACTCAGAGAGGTTATTGATTTAATTAGTTCTGGTTTCTTCTCCCGTGGAGATAGTTCGGTATTTCGTCCTTTCGTAGAGAATCTACTCTGGAAAGATCCCTATTTACTCTTTGCTGACTATCAATCCTATATCGATTGTCAAGCAAAAGTTAGTGAAGCTTACCGCGATCGCGATAAATGGACTAAAATGTCTATACTTAATGTCGCTCGTATGGGTAAATTCTCCTCTGATCGCTCTATTCGTGACTATTGTAACGACATTTGGCACGTTCAACCTCTCCCTATTGAGATATCAGAATATATCCAAGCAAACGCAGGTTTAAGCGTAGAGAAAAACGGTCACTAA
- a CDS encoding cyclic nucleotide-binding domain-containing protein, with product MLTPTQVIKSFVDTVEKKTIPAGEIIFAEGEIAELMYGLVEGEVEVIVNDKVIEVIQPGDVFGVGAIVRPDNKRESTTRAKTDCKIFTLDKITFLFLVQETPMFAIELMRSYSDRLVKLKHSV from the coding sequence ATGTTAACACCAACTCAAGTTATTAAATCATTCGTTGACACAGTTGAGAAAAAAACCATACCCGCAGGTGAGATTATTTTCGCTGAAGGAGAGATAGCAGAACTAATGTATGGTCTAGTTGAAGGTGAAGTAGAAGTAATAGTCAACGATAAAGTTATTGAGGTAATTCAACCAGGAGATGTGTTTGGTGTCGGTGCAATAGTACGACCCGATAATAAGCGAGAATCAACTACCAGAGCAAAAACAGATTGTAAAATCTTTACTCTTGATAAAATTACCTTTCTCTTCTTGGTTCAAGAGACCCCTATGTTTGCTATAGAACTCATGCGTAGTTACTCCGATCGCCTGGTTAAGTTAAAACATTCTGTCTAA